The DNA window GTCGTTCAAGTACGCATGCGAATACTGTCAGGTTCTCAACCTCCACAAGCTAGACTCGGACGAATCAAGCTCTTTCCTCAGCGAAGCCACATGCGACAACGAGAGGAGAGGGTTCTGGGAGGTTATTCAGATTGACCTCTTTTACCGGCTCATTCTAAACAAGCCTCCGGCTATCACGAACAACCCGTGGAAGGTCAATCTGCCATGGCTGGATCTCGATTCGGGTGCTGAGACACAGCCCATGCAGACGATTGCATTCCTGGCAAGTTCACGAGTCAGTCTCATCATCGCTCGATTTTTTGCCATGCTGGATGACCCGACCAACTCGACAAAGACTGAAATAGTGGCAAAGACTGAGAATCTTTGTCGTGAGATGCAAGAGATTTTTGCCGAGTGGCAGCTGGTAAGTCACCTCAACACTCAACAAAAGACATACACTGACCCGATTATTGCAGACTGAATGGCTAGAAGATGCTCACGATAACGAACAGGATATCTGGGTAGTAACGGATGTCATATTGACGGGCTACACCTGCATAATATACATGTTTCGCAAGATGGCTCTTCTCAACTCCAACTCCCCCAGGCCGCCGACAACCGACCTGGATATCCCCGACTCTCCCATCGTCGAGGACGCTGCTCGCCGCCTAATCGCCGCACTCAACCGTTTACTGGAGATCTTCCCCTACGGAGTGACAATGACAGCTTTGTTTGGTGCATATCGATGCCACGTCGCTTTCGCTTATTTGGCTAATACTATATTACGGGCACAAGATCCTCGAGTGTACATGGCAGATATTCAAGCACTTGAGCAATTGAGCGATAAATGTACCGAGCTTTGTAGAGGTAATAGGGATATCGTGCCGTTGCTCAAGGCAATGCAGAATATTACTGAGGAGATACGCAAGAAGCTGTAGAGATATCTCAAGATGGTTCTTGATCTTTTCACATAATCTAATATTCCAAGTGGGAGCGGTTTGAAGTAGCTACCGAGACAAAGATGAACAATCTCATGAAAGCACTATTCAAAGTCCAATTTTTCTAGCCAACTATGTCGACTCCGACATCAACTCCCTGTCCAAAGCTACTCAGGTTTCCCAGGGAAATCCCCTCTCGCGGCATAATCCTTGGCCAGCTGATAAACTCTCGACTCAATGTCCTGCCACTGAACAGTCGGCCCATTGGCATAAAAGCCCTCGAGCCCTGTATGCTGGTGGCATACTCGATCTTGAAGGTGCATCCATTCCTCGCGGACTTGCTGAATCTCGTTGCAGTTGGCGGTCTGCTTGGGACGATGTTGGTGGCAGAATCTCTTGACGCTCAAGGTGACGCAGTTGCACTTGAAGAGATTGACTTCCCATTCACACATGATTTCGGCTGATTGTTTCGATACTTGATGAAGTGAAGAGTGTTGAATATTTTGGGGTTGAGTCGAGTTTGATAGAGATTTGGATTTGAATTTGGACCCGATATTTGGTATTTGTTATGGTTCGAATAGGAATCTGACATGGGCTGCTTTGGCCCTGTTTATACTCTTTAAATTCCTTTGGGTTATCGTGTTTGTTCCAAGCTCATGTATGCTCAACATTGCACGATGTTGTGGTTTGCTACTGGGCACGTGGAGGATATCCAAGTTTGTTCCCACTTTGATATCGTTGGCTGCAGCTTGTTATTCCTCAAGTAGTAGTTTCTCCCCGGATTCTTCATACTGCGTTTCTTGGCATTTTATTATTGTTTCATCTTTTCAATCTTTGGTCGTGTCAAACACGACGGCGCGTGATATCTTGTCGGGGAGAGAGGTTCATCGTTGCAATCAGAATGGGTCACCCGAACCGCAAATGCTTTATGATCTGGAAATGATCTTCAGGTTGCTTGTCTCTTGTCTCACTTCTCAGCTTGAGCCTGACTTCTTTCCTAAGAAGATCCAGAATATGCATATTTTACCACAACAATAGCATGTAGAGCAATGAATGTAGTGCATACACGTTGTTAACCGCCTACCCTAAATTAAACCCACCAGCAACACCCGTTTCCCTACAATTGAGTTTAAGTTTGGTCTCCAGATGTCGATTAGTATACCGGCGAAATAATAACACGAAAATTGATTGATCAATCCATTATCTTCAGAATAATTTGCAAATACCTACAGAATGCTAAAAATGACAATGTTCATGTCGTGCCCCCACTTACAAGTCATGGAACGAGTGATAACCTCCCTATTTGAACTTTTTCAGGGGCTTCCCCTTGAGCTTTACCCCCTGcagtcaagtcaagccaaGCTAAACCATCCATGCCTCGGATCGGAGGAATGGTCCCTTtttctcaacaccaccaaccCAAACCCACCCCACGAAAGGCGAAGGCCACGACATCTCCAATTTCTTGCTGCATCTTCCTTTTTAAcgctcttttttattattttgcGCCTCTTCCATCGTCCTGCTTCACTCCAATCCTTCATATCCTATTCAACTTTGACCCCGCCATGACCTAAGCCAGTCCGTCGCATTCATTCCAAAATCACCGCCATCATGGGTGCTTTAGCTTTCTTGAGCAAGCTCTACGATCATGACACACTCGACACCCGCTTTACCACCTCCTCTTCTACTCCCTACCAGAACGTTATCGAAGCCCGATCCGATCCCGTTATAAAGAAGGACTCTGCCGCCAAAGAGCGCAGCCGAGCGCAACCGTCCAAATGGAACACCCCCGAGTTTTACCTCTACTACCTTGTCATCGCCTTTGTCGTTCCGTATATGTTTTGGATCACATATGATGTTTCGCGAGGTATGGAATTGTTCACTTGCGCCTCGCGACTTTGACTAATGTTCTGCAGAAACCGACCCACGTTATCCCAAGTTCAAGAAATGGCTATCTCCTGGCTGGATTCCAGGACGACAGATCGACATTTCCGATTCGCAATATGGAACCTTTCGTGAGAACATGCCTTATATGGGCTCTCTTCTTATTTTCCACCCACTGTTGAGGAAAGCCTGGAACAAGTTCAACCCAATCCCCGAGAGAAGCCAGGGAGGACGTTACCGACTCGACCAACGCGCATCCTTCGATTTCCTCTTCGCATTCATATTCCTCTTTGCTCTGCACGGTCTCTCGGCCTTCaagatcttcttcatcctctggATCAACTTTCAGCTGGCGACCAAGCTCCCTCGACGATATATTCCCGCTGCTACCTGGATCTTCAACATTTCGATCCTGTTTGCCAACGAATTGACCGAGGGATGGAGATTCCGTGTCCTGTTCAGCTACATCTCACCCCCAGTCATGGGCTTGTATAAGAACAAGATGAGATTGCTAAACTCTGACCTGATGAACTTTGGAGCTAGAATTGACGGCACATTCCAAGGCATACTGGGACGGTGGGAAGTTCTCTTCAATATCACCATTCTACGTCTCATTAGCTTCAACTTGGACTACTACTGGAGTATCGACCGCGGTAACTCTAATGCGCTCGAGGTAAgtgattttattattttgaGTGGGAATTATTTCTGATCATGCTCTGATGcttaaagaagaagcaactGGACCCAGCAAACCTCTCAGAGAGAGACCGTGTCAGCATATCCGCCGAACCACGAGACTTCAGCTTCCGCAATTACGTGGGCTATGCCATCTATGGGCCCCTTTACCTAGCTGGACCCATTATTACGTTCAACGATTACATCTCGCAATCAAAGTACCGAGCTGCCAGCATTGAGACAAGCCGAACTATTCGCTACGGTATCCGTTTCCTCCTGGTGCTGCTGTCCATGGAGGTCATTCTGCACTACGACTGGGTGGGCGCAATCAGTAAGGGAAAGCCTGATTGGAGTTCTTACACGGCAGCACAGCTATCTATGCTGTCATTCATGAACCTCCACATCATCTGGCTCAAGCTCCTGCTCCCCTGGCGAATGTTCCGACTTTGGTCATTGGTTGATGGAATGGACCCGCCTGAGAACATGGTCCGTTGTGTAAGCAACAACTACAGCACGCAGCTCTTCTGGCGAGCATGGCACCGCTCGTACAACCGATGGTTGATTAGGTACATTTACATTCCTCTCGGCGGCTCATCGTTCCGCAACTGGCGAAGCACTGCGCGATCTATCTTGACCTTCCTTATGGTGTTTACCTTTGTGGCACTGTGGCACGACATTCAGCTGCGTCTGCTGATTTGGGGCTGGTTGATTGTGTTGTTCATGATACCTGAATGGACTGCTGCTGCCTTGTTCCCCAAGAGCAAGTGGGAGGACCAACCGACAGCGTACCGTATGTTGTGCTGTGTCGGAAGTGTGGGTAACGTTCTCATGATGATCTCTGCCAATTTGGTCGGATTTGCTGTTGGACTAGACGGATTGCAGAGCATTATCCAGAGCATATTGCATGACTGGTCAGGTACGTTTGAATCACCAAGATTGTTGCAACAGGATAGCACTAACATTACCAGGCTTCATTTTCCTCGTTACGGCCTGTTCCTGTCTGTTTGTTGGTATTCAAGTCATGTTTGAGATTCGTGAATCTGAAAAGCGACGTGGGATTTTGGTAAAGTGTTAAAAGGAGTTGGTATGGCATTATGGCAGCTGTCATTGTTACAGACAGGAACGTACATATACTGTGATACTGTTACAAGGATAAAACATTTGGATGATATACTCATGGTCATGTAGCATGAAGCGTCAAGTTTAACAATTGCAAAGATTGTCTTGCAGACTTGTACCCTAAAGATAATTTCTTCCATTAGTAATTACTAAATTAACCAATGCCAAAGTCTGAATTGTCCTCCTCCTTCAAAGGGTATCTCAAAATCGTTGCAGCATAACAGAAAATGTCTGTTCACTACGCCCTGTGTATTACTCTTACCACATCCTGATTACCACCCATTACAGCAGACAACTTTAATAAACCCTGTCCTGGGTCTCAGGCTGGTTCCCAATGGAACGCTTGCTACCGGCCAGCTCGACATCATTACTGTCCGCAGGCTGGCTAGCAAACTTACCGTCCATACCGAGCTTGGTCTCCGTCAACCAACGGCGAACCCAGATGATGCACCACACGATGCAGAAAATGATGACGATTCCGACTGCAATGCCGAGAATGTATCCTGCAACAATGCCTCGTCCACCGACATCCTGGTAGTCGAGGAAGTTGTATACGTAGAATCCTTGCGTCGCATGTGTGAGATAGGCGAGAGCGAGGTAGAGCGCGAGAATGAAGATCAACCACGCGATATGCACCCACTGCGGGGGGT is part of the Fusarium poae strain DAOMC 252244 chromosome 4, whole genome shotgun sequence genome and encodes:
- a CDS encoding hypothetical protein (TransMembrane:1 (o436-454i)), with translation MSSAGGNGPDQINRLSCVRCKERKVRCNRVMPHCARCKSQDLECVYPVRAKRRSARPLIDPALSSDSPNAALTTILDRLQRLEAQNIASASRISGNIPTPSVGGSEASSSPVTFSTTNGHASSTLTFHNVGREMDAMTVLKDAIDHVQELRKRSFGSSVITSSINIPTDLSKTWVSNFFKYMPGCMFVSFVNRRVLDLLPDIINLPHIHVDPVMLVIYYSIMYHGCSLKASNTNSHDSLTYVNASYLGCLRAIPSWKQEASGTMTDLVAALYVSRVAAEFFDYDLAWGSFKYACEYCQVLNLHKLDSDESSSFLSEATCDNERRGFWEVIQIDLFYRLILNKPPAITNNPWKVNLPWLDLDSGAETQPMQTIAFLASSRVSLIIARFFAMLDDPTNSTKTEIVAKTENLCREMQEIFAEWQLTEWLEDAHDNEQDIWVVTDVILTGYTCIIYMFRKMALLNSNSPRPPTTDLDIPDSPIVEDAARRLIAALNRLLEIFPYGVTMTALFGAYRCHVAFAYLANTILRAQDPRVYMADIQALEQLSDKCTELCRGNRDIVPLLKAMQNITEEIRKKL
- a CDS encoding hypothetical protein (TransMembrane:12 (i63-81o164-188i200-216o222-239i270-288o328-347i368-385o405-423i487-505o511-532i544-565o585-606i)~BUSCO:13703at5125) — its product is MGALAFLSKLYDHDTLDTRFTTSSSTPYQNVIEARSDPVIKKDSAAKERSRAQPSKWNTPEFYLYYLVIAFVVPYMFWITYDVSRETDPRYPKFKKWLSPGWIPGRQIDISDSQYGTFRENMPYMGSLLIFHPLLRKAWNKFNPIPERSQGGRYRLDQRASFDFLFAFIFLFALHGLSAFKIFFILWINFQLATKLPRRYIPAATWIFNISILFANELTEGWRFRVLFSYISPPVMGLYKNKMRLLNSDLMNFGARIDGTFQGILGRWEVLFNITILRLISFNLDYYWSIDRGNSNALEKKQLDPANLSERDRVSISAEPRDFSFRNYVGYAIYGPLYLAGPIITFNDYISQSKYRAASIETSRTIRYGIRFLLVLLSMEVILHYDWVGAISKGKPDWSSYTAAQLSMLSFMNLHIIWLKLLLPWRMFRLWSLVDGMDPPENMVRCVSNNYSTQLFWRAWHRSYNRWLIRYIYIPLGGSSFRNWRSTARSILTFLMVFTFVALWHDIQLRLLIWGWLIVLFMIPEWTAAALFPKSKWEDQPTAYRMLCCVGSVGNVLMMISANLVGFAVGLDGLQSIIQSILHDWSGFIFLVTACSCLFVGIQVMFEIRESEKRRGILVKC